The sequence tttggccttaggaaaacatgAACAGTGGTTGACATGCATGTAAGTGGGTAGATACAGGAGAAATATGGCAGTCATTTCgacgtgccacacttcctgttgccaacaggtggcgctttgactctTACTGAGatgtagatgtctttaggccaggactattatcaaacatgtgaagtttggagcggatcggacattgtatgcctgagttacaacaacttcctgttttctGGCATTAATCACAtactttagcacttagccaagtggtgcatgatttaacgtgtttctagcatgtttggaaCTTCATGTCATGtataaatgtgtttctgggagggaattatagtgtaaagcatgccatttcctgttgccagcaggtggcgctatgactaactgaatattggcgtGTAGATGTCTTAAGGCCAGGattcttatcacacatgtgaagtttggggcagattggacactgtatgcctgacttacaacagcttcctctttcacggcaaaacatcagaatttgtcaggccgccacggacacgccctttaACGAAAACTCGAGATATCTGCAATTTAACATcactaaggccttaagattTGACTGACTAAATATGAGGTGggtctggttaaatctctatgaggagttaatcacagtgtaaaacatgtcatttcctgttgcccacaggtggcgctatgactttaaactgaatattgccatgtagatgtcttcaggtcgtctggaaatggcaaaaacttcaaatattttgcagagaaaactcaaaatatatcacttcctgttgggtttacaaatTTTGCACCTGGCTTTTTTGTAGTATTCggctgttacatgtgtgtaccgaatttcacacttgtacgtgaaacgtagcgcgaagggcgcttaattgaaatactgtaggtggcgctattgagccattttgccacacctaattctgaaacccatatctgGCGTAAATTGTGCAGTTTCAtaagttttcgagcatgtttaggccctcaaaaatgcaattcatttcggagaagaagaagaattgaccaagcaattacaatagggtcctatCGGTGCTCGAACAAACTATGCAGCACAGCCACCTCCCCCCCATGAGTGGACatgccccttactgctgattggctacaagtgtatTTGGTGCTCAgtccgatccactttcaacagtgtttttcagAAATCTCATACTGCACCTTTACTTCGACCAATTTATTCATTCACTCAAACTGTTTTCAGCAGCACTATTATGGTGTAAACTGTGGTTTATTAAGAAGCCACTATCACACATCACACTAAAAATATTGAATGTCCATTCTGTTTACATTTTCAAACTTTTCTGCCAGTGAATGTCCCAGGATCCTTGTATAATTACATCTTATCTCAACCATAAAGTCTCGCATGTAAAAGTAAACAGTGTCTGAATGAACTCATTTATTagtcagttttatttatatagtgtttTTCACAATATGTCTCATGGCAAAATCAAATCAGAATTtggcattaaaataaaattgctgAGGTAACAGTGTACtcaagtttagtttttattttacaatattgaGAGAACTGTACACAGCAATGCAACACTTTTAACAATAAACCTTTACAATGACACTGCTTTAAAGcacttaataataatagtacaaTGATTGAgcttaaataatatttaatgtagTGTATTACTGTAAACAGAACTTGTTCCTGATGCATATTCCAGGCATGATTTAGGTATGGATCAAGTGCACCGTGCTTCCTCCTCGTAGCCCATACTCGTGCACTGTCTTGTTCACATCCAGACTAAAGTTTTTAAGATGGTGCTTCAAATTTTCATGTGAATACATTTCATGAATCATTACAAATGACAAGGTCTACATCAGATCAACCTCAAGAACAATTTATAAATGATTGATTACCTTCAAAAATCAGAGACATTTTCTCTGGTTTCTTCCCTGCCCTTTCACAGGCCTCCTTTAGTAAAACAGAGTTGCTTTCCATTGGGAACAGGTCCACTTCCATGGTCTTTCAAGCACATTTTACATAGAGGTTGATCTTGTCCACTTTGGCAATTTCATCAGGGTCAGCAAGGTAGTTTGGGTAGTACTGTGATGGGATCTGTGGATGAACTGAAATGACAGAGTAAAACAATGATTTGATATAAATCAAAGATTTTGACCTTGAGAAAGAATACTACATCAAGATCAATCTGTATATTAAATCACAGTTCAGTTCAACAGGTTTGAAGGCTTCTAAAAACGTTTgtcaacaaaacaaacaaaagcattTGTAATGCGTAATGGGACATATTTCTATAAGTGAAAGTCAGTTGAGGCATGATTTTATCTATTGGGAATTTCATACCAGAATGCAGACAGACCTGAATGTGAGTTTACGGTGGGTTGTGCCTCCTGGACCACCGACACCAACATTTGAGCAGGTTTTGTGACTGGGATGTCATCTGAAAAGAGAAAGATAAACCTATTTTATTTGGAATAACATAGACTGATGAATTATGCACATAAATGTACCATCAATGTATTTTAAGCAAGGAAATAGTCAATTATAATTTCATGTCAAGTTCAGAATTGCAGTTTCAGGATCTGAAAGGCTGAGATGGCTGCATTAAATTATATGAATGTTTCATGCCACACATACTGCATGCAGACACTACTAATCtaatcaacaacaaaaaaacattttagtagttatattaaactataaaataacACCAGTGGAAGAATGGGAATTGTGTAGagcaatttttttattaaaatttttattcaATTAGTTTCTAGaatttaagcaaaaaaaaaaaaaaaaaaaaaaaaaaaaacgaattcaGTCCATTGTATCCAAACATTGACAGATATAGTGTCATGTACAAACAACATATTATGAACACAATGAGCTGTATGTGTATGGACTAGAATGAGCTGTATGTGTATGGACTAGATTAGCTGGATTTGCACCGTACGTTTGTTTGAACTCTCTGATAGCGTCGACTGATTCTGATCCGCTGTTAAAGTGTTTTCAGGTGTTGAACTGCTGCTTGTCCACCACCAGAAGTTTGGGCTGATCTTCACCCACTTCAAAGCATATTACAAATCAAAGGttattttaaagtaatatttgaatgaaaagggtttttttttttttcaggtctAGTCTATGAACTTCTAATTTTTCAGTAATCAATAGGCTTGTACAGAATGTCAGAACAGATTTCAGATTTCCACACAATAGCATCAAATTATACACATGCCCACAACTTGTGTTCAGGTCATCTCAAACAACCAATTCACATGAGAAGATGACACAAATACTCCAAAGGCAATCAATGTCTTGAACAATGTACTGTTTTTAAGGATTGatgatcacaaaaaaaaaaaaaaaaaaaaaacgttattgCATTAGACATTGGATCCGGGTCTGTAATTATTTAACGTAACTAAATGTGGTTCAGTTTTCCCTTATATAACAAGTCTGTCTGTGACCATGGTCATGATTGCATGTATAAAACAAGTACTAcagcaaaaaacattatatatagcaGTCAAAACATCATTTTTTCAAGCTCTGGAAAGATACCACAACTTCACTTTAATCTCtatatcatttattaatttcaaatatttaaaaaatagcaTTAATGTGTAACATGGCTTTATTTTGAGAGACTATTCAGAGAGGCAATATTAAGTGAAGTTCCAAAATCTAAACCGTAACAATAAAATCTGAACTGTAACAAGaacgttattttttatttttttttaccaaaaatgATAAAGAACACAGAGTTTGTTTTGCCTatttgtagggctgcacaatttggccaaaatgttgtttttatccATATGACTAATTCTGATATTGTTATTACTAATGTTGATTAATAATCAACTATGTAATAACATCCCCAATAAAAGCTGATCAATTAACAGCCCTTACCTGCAGAACGTCCGGGGTAGATGATAAAACCAGCTGATCAGTAATGCCTAAGGAAGGTCCAGCCACACTCAGTTTGGATTCAACTCTTGGAGCTCGTAAGGaattaatgtatatttatatatatatatcctatatacaatatatatttataatcagGTTTCAGTTAACaggtttatataaaaataattcactCTTGAGACTTGTTTAAAGGAGTTTACAAATTACCAATTATACTGGTATCTTTTAATGTCAAAGTTCAGAATAAAAAATCTTCATACAAAACAGAGGAAAGGCGTCTTCACCAATCAGCAAACTTCTGATACATGTTTCACACTTTATAATCTTCAGAAAGAGGAGGACCTTAATCGTCTCCTTATTTGGTATAAGAAAACACATTGTAAACGGAAAAGAGAAAAAACTAGGCTATAGTAAAGATACACACCTATGCCTCACAGTTTCCTGTCAAAGCAGAACTAAGtcacttttttaccttcataaatagtttattactaaagtccttacgatggttaattgacttgtagtggtgtgtttgaggcgagcactaaccccatCTGGCAtgtctacgccagaatacagcacttgcaagatgagctgcaccgacccgaaacaatctcgcttcatgttcacgttcacgcgagacgagtgacaaaatgttttacggtaattcaaaaacaatgtatatattatgactttataagacaatttcgaaaattacccacctccatcaagatttcttgtactgtatttgcaaaactactgcgctggtgagtgttgtagtcattgtagtccagagctgcgcttggagtatttacgacagtgtgattcactgaaggaaactgtagggggacCTTCGCAAATCTTGCTGAGTTCTGCTTTAACCTTTATAATCCTATAGCAAGCATAAGAAAAACATATAGGTGGCATTTTCCTACTGCATTTAAGCCGTTAGTGGTTTTCACACTTTTCCAAACTACAAAGTAAGGAATATCGGTTGCAACAGGTGCAATGCCTAGCACAGCAAAAAGCAAGTAACCTTTGTTATACTAAACTGATAACCCTTTCAACTCAGACATGGCCCCAATGTTCAAAACCACAACAGGAAGGGTAGCTCTTCATTTGCGTCGCCTTTTTCTCCATCTTCTTGAGGAGCTTGGCCTGTTGTTGTTGGATTCCTTGTTGAATCAAAGCATTCATATCAATTCTAAATTCAGTTGATTTGCATAAGGGTCTGTCAGCAGAACACACTTTACTCGGATTTGGGCTATCAGGATTTTGATCCCGATAGGCTGAATATGAAacactaaataaaaacattaaacaaaacaGTAATTATTGTTAATGGTTATCAATATATGTTTACAGAAAACTGCAACGTGACCTGTTAACATGCAGGAGGGCTAACTGTAAatgtttagaaaggtataaggatttattatgaaataaattatgattatgatctttgacaaaaaaattaaaaaatgtcagaaaatggaatgcattcactgaaacagaaaaaaactcaGAAGTATTATTATTCCTATTTTTACCCAGAATATTTTAACAGAAAGGTGTTGTGAGATTAGTGAGTGCATACATGTATAATGTTTCATTCCTACAGGAAATCTCTATTATGGACAAAGGTATACACTTGCGTAGCTGAATAAAACTCAGATAGAGACATATCTGTACGATTGCGACTAAATGGTTTATTGTTCTTCAAGCTATATTTGgtatttttatatgaataaacTATAGATGCAATGCAATGCTAATCAAAAGCCTTTATCACTTTATAGAATACTATATAAGGTAATGATTTTGCCTCATTCTGTGATGTGAAACCACATcagaatgtatatatatatatatatatatatatatatatatatatatatatatatatatatatatatgtgtaatatatatatatatatatatatatatatatatatatatatatatatatgtgtaatatatatatatatatatatatatatatatatatatatatatatatatatatatatatatatatatatatatatatatatatatatatatatatatatatatatatatatatatatatatatatatatatatatatgtataaagaGGGCTTGTTTCccacaattaaatgaaaaaagtgTGATGTATGACATACAATGCTGGATAGATTCACAGAAGAGAACATAATCAGAGCAAGTGAGACCCAAGATCTGAGATGTGTGCAGCTAAATATCTCAGCTTTTtccaataaaatataattttgacaCCTGGAACCCCGGCTTAGAGAGACCTCTTTAACAAGAGAGAAACAGTGCATGCCACAACACAAGCTCCTTGTGAGTATTAATGCTGATATCTgcttagtaaaaaaaaaaaaaaaaaaaaaatctaataaaaattcTTCAATTAACTGCATCTCTGACTCCTGGTCTTCAGTCAGTGGTTCTTGAGTCTTAACTGTAATTCCCCTACACTACACTACACTACACTACACTATGCATTGCAATAGAAAATGTATGTATCCtatttaaattcaatttacagcagaaattctgctaaataaatttaaagggatagttcacccaaaaatgaaaatttgatgtctatctgcttacccccagcgcatccaagatgtaggtgtctttgtttcttcagtagaacacaaatgatgatttttaactgcaaccgctgccgtctgtcagtggtataatgcaagtcagcgggaacttggactataagagtaaatacaacacgacagacaaatccgctctgacagcggcagtgatgtctcgcgcatatacttcaatgagagcgagacatcactgccattgtcagagcgcgatcagaccaaacgaatcgagtgatgaatgccgttggacatagtggtgtattagaggtaaaaaatgatataaatactgttcggtttctcgcacaaaccgatcgtttcttgtcttaggacatcaatgtcgtcacgagctgcaggatttaatttggatttgtctaagcaagttttatttactgttattgtagaagttcccatccactagcattatttgactgacagacagcaacggttggagttaaaaatcataatttgtgttctactgaagaaacaaagacacctacatcttggatgctctgggggtaagcagataaacatcaaattttcatttttgggtgaactatccctttaaacagaCTGTAACCGTTTAACTAATTAAATTGGAGGCTTCTCTGAAATACTTTGCAAACACAGTATCCTGGCAGGTGGGTCAAAATGGGTCTGCCAAAATAATACCCCCCTAAATATACCATCTGTCCAGGCAGATAGAATGTAATGCATAACTTTACTTACAAAGCTGGGGAACAATAGTCTGTTTGAGGAAGGGGAGAAGGAAAAAGAAGGGGAAGAAGGGGAAGgaggaaaaaagaagaaaaatgaaagaaaaaaagaagaaaagaaagggaaagagagagagaaggaaaatTTAAGAGTACTTGTGTGATATTTAGCTGTTTTGTGGTAAACAAATCATCATATTTCACTGAAAAGTACTTTCCCCTACACATTTCAGGTTGTAACGCTGACAAGACGGACCACGGTTCGAATCCCACACCTGACAGgactaaaaatgttttttaaagttttctAATAACTACCTTATTTGTAACCCAAGTTTAATTCTCAGTACTTTGATGATGCCTGTTAATCATGAAATGCAATGCATGTTATTTGATACATGTATGAGTATTGTTTGTCCCAtttgtttgtatattttattatacaatgctatttttcattattttacctTTGGTATAAGAAATCTTTATTATCTCTATTAACATTTtctttactttattattttttgaagtAGTTTGATAATACTGGTTAATTCCAGTTTGGTTAACCATTAAAAgcaatgttatttttctgtcattaaatatatgttatttttatatgtataagtactgtttttcccatttatttatttttattttattgtagaaCAATGCTATTTTGccattattttttgttgtattgCTTCACTTTTGGATATAAGAAtattaatactaatactaaCTTTACTCTCTTTTTTTAACTTGATTATCTTAAAAAAATTCCCAAAGTTATCGTATGagatatataggcctataataataataataataataatttatgattttataaaaaataagaaactCAGACTCACAGAATGATTAATGAAAGACAAGATACTGTTctataaacaataaaatgttttatttttaacaataaaataaaaacaactgaTGATAAATTATAATTGAAGTAAACACACAAAGATTTAAACATAAAACTATGTACATATtaatagtgtgtgtgagtgtgtatatatatatatatatatatatatatatatatatatatatatatatatatatatatatataacatatttgAAATACAATTCTCTGAGTTGGTTCAAATCACAAACTtagcaaaaaataataataattgtaataaacaCACCAAGATAAAAGCTCTATAAAACTATATACAGTAGTGTATTTatacagctctggaaaaaaattaagagaccacttaacattgatttctgaacttggagtggtctcttaattttttccagagctgtatataaacaagaaacaaacattaaaaataaacaagagaaaataaactatttcttttttttataaaactatatacatagtagtgagtgtgtgtataaatgaaaaaataaaacaaactatttaaattatttctttttttttacttgttcaAGCCACTGCTCTTTTGAAAGAGTCTCTGTAACAGGGCAGTAGATAGTCCCTCTAAACTGGCTGTGCCCAGTCGCTGCTGTCCTAAACTGCCCACACTTCCTGCAAGTATTTGCCTCAACCTTTCTGTGGTAGGGACGAGGGAGAGGGAGTTGAGACTGACTGACTGTGGCAGGAGGTGGGAGGACTAAACTGGGAGTGGTAGGAGGATTTTGAGGGACAACAAACAGTGTGAAGGTAGGGGTACTGTGGGAGGCAAGGGGGACAGTCAGGCTGGTGCTGGGAAGGACAGGAACTGGTTGCAGGCTGCCAACAGGCCGAGGAATTATTGGCCTTGGGGTTGGTACCTTAGGTATAACCACCTCAGTCGTATTGCTAGCGATTCGTCTTTTTAGTCTAGCTTGTCCAGCTGTGCTTTGTGGCAAGTTGTAGACATGTTGATCTCCCTGGACCTGTGGTGGAGCAACAGCACGGACACTGGCAGGTGGGAGAGCCTCAGCAGCAACACCAAGAGGGTCAGGCAGATCAATCCCCTGAAGCAGAAGTCTCTCATCTTGCTTCTTAACCCTGCCATTGTGCCACTGAACCAGAGTGGTCTGATTTACCTCCACCAGCTGGAGAGTAGTGTCCTGCATGATGGCACCATTAGACAGGATCAGCTGCCGGATCTTGCGGTAATCTTCTAAAATGAGAGACCAGCGACTCAGCGAACCCTTCCCTTTCCTCCTTGGACTTCGATGGATGTGACAGAGCCTGGTGAAAATGGCCTCCACAAGACGACAGCAGTCTGGCCATTGGGCAGGTGAAGCTGTAGATGCCAACACACTTCTTTTCAGGCTATCCACTCCAGGGGTGAAAACAGCCTTCTTTTTTGGAGACCTGAACCTCCCGGTTGTCAGCCTGTCCTGGTGTCTTGCAGAAAACCTTATTCGCTGCTTGTCATAATCAAGCAAGCTCTGCCACAGGCATACAATGTCATCAACCTGAAGAAGAACAGAAGTACAGAGGCATAGGTGAGTTAAAAGGAAACTGGTCATTTCAAATACATAGTTCAGTAAAACTGTTTTTCCAGTCacattgtgttttgtgtgtttattttccATGTTagcaaacattaaaaatgtttgctTACCTGCTGTCTGCTCAGGGTTAACCCCGTGCTTGTCCTCAGCTCTACCAAATACTCAGCCAGTCTATCCACCCGGTCCATTCCTGGAATGTTTTGGTCATCCACAGcctaacattttaaatggtaaagaaaaaaacagattaGTGAAATGACATCTTGGTAGTATTAATAAATAGACTAATGGTAGTATTAATCAGTTTGTCgtatttcaaattaatttctgctCATGACAAGTTCCTGTTGCAAAATTTACATACCAAAAGCTCCCCAGGAACCTGAGTGGGGGAACCTGGTGCATACTGGACTGTGGGTGTAGTTGGCTGAGAAGATGAGGCAGCAGTAGCAGGCTGGGAGAAGGCAGAAGATTGGGATGAGGGTGCAGCAGACTGGGATGAGTGAGCAGAAGGCTGGGATAAGGGAGAAGCAGCAGCAGACTGGGATGAGGGTGCAGTAAGCTGGGATGAGGCAGCAGTAGCAGGTTCAGAGAAGGCAGAAGATTTGGATGAGGGTGCAGCAGACTGGGATGAGTGAGCAGAAGGCTGGGAGAAGGCAGACTGGTATGAGGGAGCAGCAAGCTGGGATGAGGCAGCAGTAGCAGGTTGGGAGAAGGCAGACTGTGAAGGAGACGAAGCAGGCTGGGATGAAGGATTAACAGGATGAATTGTAGATGGGTTAGCTTCATCTTCAAGAAGGAAACTCAGTGTAGGGTCCTCATTGATGTCCTCCTCAAATCCCTCATCCTTCTCATCTACATTCACTTCCTCCAGCAGCTGGTCTGTCTGCTCATTGTCAGCATCCATTGACTGAAGTGGCTGCCCTGTCTGACTAAGTAAATAGTCCACTCCAATTAGCTCCCctaaaaaaaagagaattcAGCATGTTAAACATATAGCCCTTTCATTAGCAGAGAACTATGTAAGGTAAAATGGACTGTGAGAGTCTTACCAGTATACTGTGCAGGAGGTTGAAAGGTGGGCACAAGCTTCTCTCCAAAAACTTTTAGGCTGTTGGTGTTGATGCTTTGCACCACCTGCCCTGAGTATGTTAGAAGAGGGGAGGATTTTGTGGAAATTGATGCTGCTGTCCGGTCTTGATTCCACCTGTTCAGGCCTTCCAGGAGATACAACTGAAAATTCAGTGTGTTAGCGCTGGTTCCTGTAAAGAAGTGAACAAAGATGTACATGAAACTGGGATAATGAGTTCCTTTAGAACAtgtaaaataactttatattttctgttgtaCTATACTGCAAACACAATGAGCCACAAACCTGGAATGAACCTGTTCAGGTGGAGGTGGAAAGATTCAAGGGAGGTCGAGCCCCTAGCACATCTGTACTTTGTGAGAACTATTCCTCCCTTGGTGGTGGTGGTGCCTGTTTCAGTGTAGAGAGGCACGCCTGGCGGATCCTGGATGCACTTTACATGCCTCATCTGAACACGCCAGATGTGCTCTATCCTCACTGTATCTAGCAGAGGAACCCCCATCAGATCTCTCCCCTTCTCCCCCTTCAGTTCCTGCAAAAGCCTGTCAATGTGTCGGGTTGTGGACTCCACCCCACGAGTCCTCCGGCGGCAATAGAGCGCCAGCTCTTTTTTGGTTATGCGTCGTTCCACAAGGTCATTGGTGATGACA is a genomic window of Megalobrama amblycephala isolate DHTTF-2021 linkage group LG3, ASM1881202v1, whole genome shotgun sequence containing:
- the LOC125264033 gene encoding mucin-17-like; translated protein: MSKKSHKAMGDEEWMSRLRRFASTGVWPSEAGNRPAPRQKKCRPSLWLCADLPTCTHFAYQIDKCPMQVRGQATLFGGPQKCLCGFHPSKATSAPPASTPTAVPPASTPTTVPVSTSAPTFTRPALTLSMFTKPRFGGSISSNAKPNINIPRRIQPGSPSPSDRPATSPATRPPSAAQPAASASLLPSPSYFHSTSPSPSAQTAASASLLPSPSYFHSTSPSPSAQPAASGSLLPSSSSPSASPSPAASPALTSLLYLLEGLNRWNQDRTAASISTKSSPLLTYSGQVVQSINTNSLKVFGEKLVPTFQPPAQYTGELIGVDYLLSQTGQPLQSMDADNEQTDQLLEEVNVDEKDEGFEEDINEDPTLSFLLEDEANPSTIHPVNPSSQPASSPSQSAFSQPATAASSQLAAPSYQSAFSQPSAHSSQSAAPSSKSSAFSEPATAASSQLTAPSSQSAAASPLSQPSAHSSQSAAPSSQSSAFSQPATAASSSQPTTPTVQYAPGSPTQVPGELLAVDDQNIPGMDRVDRLAEYLVELRTSTGLTLSRQQVDDIVCLWQSLLDYDKQRIRFSARHQDRLTTGRFRSPKKKAVFTPGVDSLKRSVLASTASPAQWPDCCRLVEAIFTRLCHIHRSPRRKGKGSLSRWSLILEDYRKIRQLILSNGAIMQDTTLQLVEVNQTTLVQWHNGRVKKQDERLLLQGIDLPDPLGVAAEALPPASVRAVAPPQVQGDQHVYNLPQSTAGQARLKRRIASNTTEVVIPKVPTPRPIIPRPVGSLQPVPVLPSTSLTVPLASHSTPTFTLFVVPQNPPTTPSLVLPPPATVSQSQLPLPRPYHRKVEANTCRKCGQFRTAATGHSQFRGTIYCPVTETLSKEQWLEQVKKKK